The following DNA comes from Hordeum vulgare subsp. vulgare chromosome 3H, MorexV3_pseudomolecules_assembly, whole genome shotgun sequence.
gagtttgggggcggtggtgccacgtgggccccataggCCTGCACgatgcgacctaggggggtggccgcggcctgtgggcttgtggcccactagcatgcctcttcggtggatctttgtgcaggtatttttcttttattccagaaaaaatctccgtaaattttcaggacattccgagaacttttatttctgcacaaaaacaacaacatggcaattctgctgaaaacaacgttagtccgggttagttccattcaaatcatgcaagttagagtcgaaaacaagggcaaaagagttcggaaaagtagatacgacggagacgtatcaccaggcGCAGCGCGGGTTGCACACCTTGGGGAGCGCGGGATACGGACGTGACGTCTCAGAACTCTCTGTCTCTCTCGTGTCACAGCCCACGCCTCCTTTCACAGCACTCCCCCTCACTTTCCTCATCGCCCGTTGCAATCCTCTCCTCCGATAGCTTGCCCTCCGCCGCACCGTTCGTTCACCCCCATCAGCTCCGGCAGCAACCGTATCCAAGAGCGGTGGGTTGTCGGCCTTGGGAACTCAGGGGTCGACCTGATGGCGGCCATCCGCACGTCGTCATTGTTCTGCACTAGACCCGCTCTTCCGGTCAATGCGGTGCCAACCGTTCCGACTCCACAGCCGTATCCGGACCtcttggtcgtgggttcgatggCACCACTAAAGGGGGGCGCCAGCGTGTCGTTGCTCGGAACCCCTCTCggcgagagggggggggggtacccCCATTCGAGTGTTTTCTCTGGGCAGCGCAACAAGCCCATGGACAATGGAGGCCTCTTCGTCAACCTCCTGTGTGGCCACGAGCACGAGGGCAATGGCGACGGTCATCGCCATTGGTGGCTCCTCGTTCACTTCGTCCGCCATCTCCTTTTCACCGTGGTTTTCTCCCCGTTTGGCATATGCTCCCGCAGCCATCTCCTTTTCACCGCGGTTTTCTCCCCGATCGGCATACCCTCCCGCTCTCATAAGTTACAAATCTCACCTCTCCTCATAGATGTCCTTAGTGCTTTTGATGAAAACCTTCATAAAAACCCCTGATATTTATATACTGGCAGCGGGTTTCTAATAAAACATGGGCGGCAATTGTGATAGGTTTTGACAATTTACTCGAAAATAATAGAGCAAGCATCTTTACTGAGAATTCCCCGGCCcatgacatgaccggcggcgggaACGTTGGACCAAGCTTGGCAGAGGAGGAGTGGAATTTGAGGGTGCTGCTCGTCTGagtcgtctccgccgccgccgccgccgcctagcCATTGATCCAGCATTCCAGCTTCGTCTACGCTTGCATCCAGGTGAGTCCTCCCTCCCTATGCATGCCCTTCCACCCGCCGACCGCCGTGCCCGCACTAGGTCCCCTTCTTCGCTCGTACGGTCCCTCCCAGCGTCTTGTTCTGGCCGTCCGTCGAGATGGGTTCCGGCGCCTCGCCCGGCGTGCCGCAAAGGCCATTTGTGGATCGTACTGCCCTCCTTGTGCCGCTCCCTTGATCTTCCAGATATTCGCTGGATTGGTTCCGTGGTTTCCCTGCTTGCTCAGCATGCGCTCAATGTGTTTGCGAATTTGCCTCCCCGAGCACCATTTAGTATCGTGTGTTTAGTTATGCGTACAGGATCTTGTAGTACGATGCTTCATGCTTCTAATAATTTGTAGAGGGGCAGGAAATTGTTGGTCATTCAGTTAATCCATAGCAAGCGTggacaagaaaaataaataaataaaaatgaatgtatgCTAAACGTGACTGCGGTGATGCTTCGCCTTTGACGCCGCTCTGCTTCTCCTATGTTGCCGCTCTGCTTCTCGTAGGAATCCCCAAATTCGCGTGCAAGTGCTTGTGCCATGATCTCAAAATATAATGGTGATCTTCTTATTTACTTTGCATATCTGAGTCTCTGGACTTGCGACCCATATTGTTTCTGACCGCCTATAAAATTTGGAAGAAAATTAACCGGTGTGTTCCTAATCCCTAGTACTGCAGGCccctgcctctcatggaggtgaaGAGCAATGTCATGAGCAAGGAAGGAGAAGCTATGCTGCAACAGGGAGTGGGCGTTGTTAGGAAGCAGAATGTGACCATGAGGATGGAGGTATTCCACTGCGCCGTCTGCGCCAAGCCCCTTAGGCCTCCAATCTTCCAGGTACCATGGACATTAACCAATGCGCTTCCTTTCTTGTTGTACATAACACTAGCTGTCAGATTAACAAGCTCGCCAATTCTTTGTTGGATGCATTTCACCAGTGTTCTAGCGGGACTTCCATCTGCTCGCCTTGCTATCGCAAACTCCCGGTAGGCGAGCACGATGCTTCCAAGCGTAGCTACACCATGGAGCGTGTCGTCGAGAGTATCTTGGTTCCCTGCAAGCTTGGATGCAATATGAAGATGGCCTACTACAGGCAGGACGCACACGAGAGGGAGTGCCTGATGGGGCCGTGCGTCTGCCCGGTCTCGGGTTGCAGCTTCGTCGCGCCAGCGCCGGCGCTCCTGGGCCATCTCACCACCTTGCATCAGTTGCCAACAGCACCAGTCAAATTGTTCGTGACGTTTCTCTGCCCAGTCAAGCCGGTCACTCAAGTTCTCAGCAGCGAATGCGGCCGCCTGTTCCTGCTCCATGTAGAGCCAGTCGAGTCGTTCGGCCATGCAGTCTCCCTCACCTGCGTCCGGCCACAGACTCCACGAGAAGTGGTCGTCTCTGTTCAATTCTCGTCCTCCGAAGGACATTTTCAAGCCTCGAAGCTGGAATTCAGACCCGACGCGGAACCAAGGCAATGCTTGTGTGTCGTGCCCGGTGGAGGAGCCGACGTCTTGGTCAGCATCAAGATATGCCTCGTGTACTCTGACAATGACGAGCTGCATgtcaaggatgatgatgatgaggaggaggaggacgacgacgaccaagactacgactatgacgacgacgaggaggaatgATGCATGCGTCGTCTCAATGGTTTCGGTTACAAGATGTATTGATATATTCATGGAATTAACCTCGTGCTGCTCAGAATGTTGCTTCGGTTCGATTTAATTGTAGTATGTGTTTTACTCTTGTTCTCCGTATCCGAACTACCCAGTACTACTCGAACGTGTCAATCAGTTCCTTTTTTTCAGTCCTTATATATATTACGTATGAAAAGTTTCTCTGTCTTTAGTCCACGCATATTTATATTGCTTAAATAATGCTTACATCGTCAATCAAGATAGAAGTGTACTAAATTTGCCTCTAAAGGACCAGGGCTATCATTAAGCCAGATGCAACTCTCCATGCCACATTCTCAGAGATGTGCTGGAGTACGAAATTTGCTTCTATAGGACAGTATGAGTAAACTATTCTTAGAGCATGGTTAAGAACTAGATGGGAACACACGCTTTGCTGCGCGGTTTTCCATTATATTCTTTTTATCAGTCAATTTGTTATTTTCATTTATACATCTACTGCATTGGAAAAGCAATTATACATATGACATGAATGGAACTTCTTGCGTAACAATGGACTGAATATCAGCTAATCAGAATATCATTTGTCTACTTTGAACCTGATCTGATATCAAACTTATTTATGTCACAACTGATGTAGAGTATACTCTATATATGCCCATTTTGATTCTTGTACGCGCCTAGGAAATGAATGAACGAAAAGAAAACATGGGAATAGTAGAATTTAAAATCAACATTTTGTACAAACAAAGCACAAAATACAA
Coding sequences within:
- the LOC123439217 gene encoding E3 ubiquitin-protein ligase SINA-like 2, translated to MEVKSNVMSKEGEAMLQQGVGVVRKQNVTMRMEVFHCAVCAKPLRPPIFQCSSGTSICSPCYRKLPVGEHDASKRSYTMERVVESILVPCKLGCNMKMAYYRQDAHERECLMGPCVCPVSGCSFVAPAPALLGHLTTLHQLPTAPVKLFVTFLCPVKPVTQVLSSECGRLFLLHVEPVESFGHAVSLTCVRPQTPREVVVSVQFSSSEGHFQASKLEFRPDAEPRQCLCVVPGGGADVLVSIKICLVYSDNDELHVKDDDDEEEEDDDDQDYDYDDDEEE